A window from Fibrobacter sp. UWB11 encodes these proteins:
- a CDS encoding type III pantothenate kinase — MKKNLKNTLSFVVDVGNSHTVLGIFKGDKVVDHWRLTTRKETTSDEVMNRVGGLIHFSKIKPESVTHVGLSTVVPSLERPWVKALQTLLKRPVQVVSSSNCLNCPIAYPNPSTLGADRLCNIIALKERGLTDAIVIDMGTATTFDVMKDGGFAGGIIIPGISASLDVLTEKAARLLPVSIEWPKHLIANNTDDAIRAGLLFGFMAELETLVAKIKQEMGKKDVPVFATGGWGRTIVGHTKIIDTYDPYLTLDGVRLVALRGDSAAEVIDKDAEE, encoded by the coding sequence ATGAAAAAGAATTTAAAGAATACTTTGTCGTTCGTTGTCGATGTGGGCAACTCACATACGGTACTTGGTATATTCAAGGGCGACAAGGTTGTTGATCATTGGAGACTTACAACTCGCAAGGAAACCACTTCGGACGAAGTGATGAACCGCGTGGGTGGTCTTATTCATTTTTCGAAAATCAAGCCCGAATCTGTGACGCATGTGGGACTTTCGACTGTGGTCCCTTCGCTTGAACGTCCGTGGGTCAAGGCTTTGCAAACCCTCCTCAAGCGCCCTGTGCAAGTGGTGAGTTCCTCAAACTGCCTCAATTGCCCGATTGCGTACCCGAACCCGAGCACGCTTGGTGCAGACCGTCTTTGCAATATCATTGCGCTCAAGGAACGCGGATTGACGGATGCTATTGTCATCGACATGGGAACGGCCACGACCTTCGATGTCATGAAGGATGGCGGATTTGCCGGTGGTATCATCATTCCGGGTATCAGTGCAAGCCTCGATGTGCTTACGGAAAAAGCGGCTCGTCTTTTGCCGGTTAGCATTGAATGGCCAAAGCATCTTATCGCAAATAACACGGATGATGCAATCCGAGCGGGTCTACTGTTTGGATTTATGGCAGAACTCGAAACGCTCGTTGCAAAAATTAAGCAGGAAATGGGGAAGAAAGATGTTCCTGTTTTTGCAACTGGTGGTTGGGGTAGAACCATTGTCGGGCATACAAAGATTATCGATACTTACGATCCTTACTTGACTCTTGATGGTGTCCGCCTTGTGGCGCTTCGCGGAGATTCTGCTGCTGAAGTCATCGACAAGGATGCCGAGGAATAG
- the thiE gene encoding thiamine phosphate synthase, with the protein MKNLDTTLYFITDSTSVPAEKFLPTVEAACKGGATLIQLREKNRSTREYMELATATHEVTKRYGIPLIIDDRVDVALAIGAEGVHVGQTDMPVAVARQLMGADKIIGATTKTVPQALEAYEQGADYLGVGAIYPTTTKVVTILTSVDTLKAIVKAVPIKVNAIGGLNKDNIDVLKGSGISGICAVSAIMKAADPEKATRELKQAFFKLVNSH; encoded by the coding sequence ATGAAAAATCTTGATACAACGCTTTATTTCATTACAGATAGTACTAGTGTTCCTGCTGAAAAATTTTTGCCAACTGTAGAGGCTGCATGCAAAGGCGGGGCTACGCTTATTCAATTGCGCGAAAAGAACCGCTCGACGCGCGAATACATGGAACTTGCGACTGCGACTCATGAGGTGACTAAGCGTTATGGAATTCCGCTGATAATCGATGACCGTGTTGATGTTGCTTTGGCTATCGGGGCCGAAGGTGTGCATGTCGGTCAGACGGATATGCCGGTGGCTGTGGCTCGTCAGTTGATGGGTGCTGATAAAATAATTGGAGCCACGACGAAGACTGTTCCGCAGGCTCTTGAAGCGTATGAGCAAGGAGCCGATTACCTGGGCGTGGGGGCGATTTATCCGACAACGACCAAGGTCGTTACGATTCTTACGAGTGTAGATACGCTCAAGGCTATTGTGAAGGCTGTTCCCATCAAGGTTAATGCTATTGGCGGGCTGAACAAGGATAATATTGATGTCCTCAAGGGGTCTGGCATTTCTGGCATTTGCGCTGTTTCGGCAATTATGAAAGCCGCCGATCCGGAAAAAGCGACACGAGAATTGAAGCAGGCTTTTTTTAAACTAGTCAATAGTCATTAG
- a CDS encoding type II secretion system protein, translated as MRTINSKRGITLMELMVVLAIMSILSTVAMPKMFGAGEKAREKIDLMKLYDLRNAINLALIEDMDAMTYYEPSEAINNPTNKNTLINRLNEGLSSDQGAALFVIELHDRYSINIQGRHDKANTKYNVSELIGQDGTFYWALKDANFDGVADIIADRYKKGGDANVKNGGDTYTSIPWKKGSSTYYRTAPKRTIFQSKALNAGKKENDNERFTVSIRWSDPDNPGFSVEVYILPNEGSWNTAYRSKYGTCFSTYGRKGCAKSK; from the coding sequence ATGAGAACTATAAATTCAAAGAGGGGTATAACCCTCATGGAGCTTATGGTGGTTCTCGCTATTATGAGCATTCTCTCCACCGTAGCTATGCCAAAGATGTTTGGTGCCGGAGAAAAGGCTCGTGAGAAAATCGACCTTATGAAGCTCTATGACCTCAGAAACGCTATCAACTTAGCGCTTATTGAGGACATGGATGCAATGACATACTACGAACCATCAGAAGCTATAAACAATCCAACGAACAAGAATACTCTAATTAATAGACTAAATGAAGGTCTTTCATCCGATCAAGGAGCAGCCCTTTTCGTAATCGAATTGCATGATAGGTATTCCATAAACATTCAGGGACGTCATGATAAAGCTAATACAAAGTACAATGTTAGCGAATTAATTGGCCAAGATGGAACTTTCTATTGGGCATTGAAAGACGCAAACTTTGACGGTGTTGCCGACATTATCGCCGACCGATATAAAAAGGGCGGAGATGCCAACGTTAAAAATGGAGGCGATACATATACATCGATTCCATGGAAAAAAGGCTCCTCCACATACTACCGAACAGCACCCAAGAGAACAATATTCCAAAGTAAGGCACTTAATGCAGGCAAGAAGGAAAACGACAACGAACGTTTCACTGTGAGCATCCGTTGGTCTGATCCAGACAATCCAGGTTTTTCTGTTGAAGTTTACATTCTTCCAAACGAAGGCAGCTGGAATACAGCTTACAGGTCGAAATATGGAACATGCTTCTCTACATACGGCCGCAAAGGTTGCGCAAAGAGCAAGTAA